Proteins co-encoded in one Montipora capricornis isolate CH-2021 chromosome 12, ASM3666992v2, whole genome shotgun sequence genomic window:
- the LOC138026697 gene encoding uncharacterized skeletal organic matrix protein 5-like — translation MAVNADRSDKSCAKPFNQVMLCNLMCNLLQDSGANEAIKTLQNKLESLIAVVKNTSLAVPVSSSSCKELYEKHKFSKSQVYPLMFGSQKIPVYCHMGNFGCGGGGWTLAVKIDGKKKTFHYDSALWSNKNAYNLPGGKTGFDFEETKLPSYWNTSFSKICLGMKIPGQPIKFLVINKQAQSLHSLIAYGKYRSTSLNRNKWKTLIRSQASLQANCKREGFNAASVGYCRARIGIIGNNENDCHTPDSRIGFGNGGYHDNLNTCGNFALNHSSSDNGGKNITAMGYILVQ, via the exons ATGGCTGTGAATGCAGACAGATCCGACAAATCTTGCGCCAAACCGTTCAACCAGGTCATGCTTTGCAATCTTATGTGCAACTTGCTTCAGGATTCTGGAGCCAATGAGGCTATTAAAACGCTGCAAAATAAACTAGAAAGTCTCATTGCAGTAGTCAAGAATACATCACTAG CTGTTCCTGTCTCTTCGTCTTCGTGCAAGGAGCTGTATGAAAAACACAA GTTCTCCAAAAGCCAAGTGTATCCACTGATGTTTGGGTCGCAAAAGATTCCTGTTTATTGTCACATGGGAAACTTTGGATGCGGAGGTGGAGGATGGACGCTTGCCGTGAAGATTGACGGGAAAAAG AAAACCTTTCATTATGATTCGGCCTTGTGGAGCAATAAAAACGCCTACAACCTCCCAGGAGGGAAGACTGGGTTTGACTTTGAAGAAACCAAACTACCGTCCTACTGGAACACGTCTTTCTCCAAGATCTGCCTCGGTATGAAGATACCTGGTCAGCCAATCAAGTTTCTGGTCATAAACAAGCAGGCCCAGTCTCTGCATTCACTGATAGCTTACGGCAAATATCGCTCCACATCACTGAACCGCAACAAATGGAAGACGTTGATTCGTTCTCAGGCGTCCTTGCAGGCCAACTGTAAGAGGGAAGGGTTCAATGCCGCTTCTGTAGGCTACTGTAGAGCAAGAATCGGTATAATTGGAAACAACGAGAACGACTGCCATACTCCTGATTCCAGAATTGGGTTTGGTAACGGAGGGTATCATGATAATCTCAATACATGTGGGAACTTCGCTTTAAATCACTCGTCTTCAGATAATGGGGGCAAGAACATTACAGCTATGGGATATATTTTGGTTCAGTAG